A genomic segment from Glycine soja cultivar W05 chromosome 18, ASM419377v2, whole genome shotgun sequence encodes:
- the LOC114395324 gene encoding 1,4-dihydroxy-2-naphthoyl-CoA synthase, peroxisomal-like: MAENNNHHHFRTAIRRLASVTNHLTSSHNAPGELALCRTSGRSDSFHRVQGHVPSHDVVWRIIASDHDNSGKDFTDIVYEKAVGEGIAKISINRPERRNAFRPHTVKELMRAFTDAREDSSIGVVILTGKGTEAFCSGGDQALRTDNGYSDNGSFSSLNVLDLQVQIRRLPKPVIAMVAGYAVGGGHVLHMVCDLTIAADNAIFGQTGPKVGSFDAGFGSSIMSRLVGPKKAREMWFLTRFYDAVEAEKMGLVNTVVPLENLEKETIKWCREILRNSPTAIRVLKSALNAVDDGHSGLQEIGGNATLIYYGTEEAKEGKTAYLQRRRPDFSKFNRRP; this comes from the exons ATGGCAGAGAACAACAACCACCACCATTTCCGAACCGCCATCAGAAGGCTCGCCTCTGTGACCAACCACCTCACTTCTTCTCACAACGCACCCGGCGAACTCGCCCTGTGCCGCACTTCCGGTAGGAGCGACAGCTTCCACCGCGTCCAGGGCCACGTCCCCTCCCACGACGTCGTTTGGAGGATCATCGCCTCCGACCACGACAACTCCGGCAAGGACTTCACCGACATTGTCTACGAGAAGGCCGTCGGGGAAGGAATAGCCAAG ATAAGTATTAATAGGCCAGAGAGAAGGAATGCGTTCCGCCCCCACACGGTGAAGGAGCTTATGCGTGCTTTCACTGATGCCAGGGAAGATAGCTCTATTGGGGTCGTCATTCTCACTGGCAAG GGAACCGAGGCATTTTGTAGTGGTGGTGACCAGGCTTTGAGGACTGACAATGGCTATTCTGATAATGGAAGTTTCAGTAGCCTCAATGTGTTAGACTTGCAG GTGCAGATACGCCGCCTCCCTAAACCAGTGATTGCAATG GTAGCAGGTTATGCTGTTGGAGGAGGGCATGTATTACATATGGTCTGTGATCTAACTATTGCAGCAGATAATGCTATCTTTGGCCAAACTGGTCCCAAG GTAGGAAGCTTTGATGCTGGTTTTGGAAGTTCTATCATGTCTCGTTTG GTAGGTCCAAAAAAAGCACGTGAAATGTGGTTTCTCACAAGGTTCTATGATGCCGTTGAAGCAGAGAAAATGGGTCTTGTCAACACTGTTGTACCA CTTGAGAATTTGGAGAAAGAAACGATAAAATGGTGTCGGGAGATACTGAGGAACAGTCCAACTGCTATTCGGGTGCTCAAGTCAGCTCTTAATGCAGTGGATGATGGCCATTCGGGACTTCAG GAAATTGGTGGAAATGCAACACTGATATACTATGGCACTGAAGAAGCTAAAGAGGGGAAGACTGCATATTTGCAACGTAGACGCCCTGATTTTTCTAAGTTCAATCGGCGACCTTAA